AGAAAAGGCCTcactgaggccaggcgtggtggcacatgcctgtaatcccagcactttgggaggccgaggtggggggatcacgaggtcaggagattgagatcatcctggctaacacggtgaaacgctgtctctactaaaaatacaaaaaattagccaggcgtggtggcatgtgcctgtagtcccagctactctggaggctgaggcgggagaatcacttgaacttgggaggaggaggttacagtgagtcgaggttgtaccactgcactccagcctgggtgacagattgaggctccatctcaaaaaaagaaaaagaaaaaaagaaagaaagaaagaaagagagagagaaagagagagggagggagggagggagggaaagaaaggaagaaagagggaaagaaagaaaagaaaaggcctcACTGAGTAAAGACCAGAGGAGGTGAAGGCGTGAGCCATGCAGATATCTGGGGagaagcattccaggcagagggcacagccagtgcaaaggcctggaggcagaAGCATGCCTAGGAGGTTGAAAGCCAGCAAGGAGGCCCTGTGGCTGGAATGGAGAGAGCACCCAGCGAGTGTAGGGGATAAGCGTGAACAGGTGAGTGGGGACTGAACTGGGGAAGGACTCTGTGTACAAATGAAGTCCCTGTAGGGTTTTGAGCAGCTAAGCACCCTGATTTGACAGACAGATGAGGTCTACAGGGTGCCTGGCACAGTAGAAGCCTGAGAAAATGCCAGAAAtagtcttttccttccttccttccttcctcagaaCCTCCTTGGGGGCTTCTGGTCTCCAGGTGGCTGGTCACCCAGCTCTAGGCTGTTCCACCCCATGGCCACTGTTCTCTAGAGCGCAGTTCCGATCTTGAACTAGGGGCTTTTTCAGCTGAAAATAGTTTAAGGCCAGAAAGGGCCCTCAGTTATTGTTTTCAGACATTTCCCCTTTTGAGCATCATTTTTACTTCTGGACAAATTTAGCACCTTGTCTCTGTTCAAAACAAGAGACACTGGCTTTTTTCTTGGGCACAGGAGAGCAGTGATCAGGGAGAGCTGATAGCTGTGGGTGACCAGCTAGGGGAccatgggcaagtcacttaacctcaccaggcctcagtctcctcatctgtaaaatggggaagatGATGACTGTCTGTCTTCCACAGCAGCTCTTGAGATTAATgagattatatataaaatgcactgaattacaggctgggcatggtggcttacgactgtaatcccagcactttgtgaggctgaggtagaaggatttcTTGAGCGCAGTagctcgagaccagactgggcaacatggtgaaaccctgtttctacaaaaattacaaaaattagccaggtggggcatgcctgtagtcctggctactagggaggctgaggtgggaggatcacttgagcccagggaggttgaggctgtggtgagctgtgattgtgccactgaactccagcctgagggacagagtaagattctgcctcaagaaagaaaagaaaagaaaaggaggaaaggaaaggaaagggaaaagaaggaaggaagggaaggaaggaaagagaaagagaatggaaagaaagagagacaggagagaaaggaaagaagaaaagaaagagagagagaaggagggaggaaggaaggaagagagagagagaaagaaagaaagagaaagaaagaaagaaagaaaaaggaagaaagaaagaaaagaaaagagaagaaagggggaaggagggagggagggaaggaaggaaggaagaagggagggagggaaggaaaggaaaggaagggaaaggaaagaaagagagagaaagaaagaaagaaaaagctgtaTTCTGACAGatctaaatataataattattgtgCTTTCTTGGGGCCCATGTATGGTGGGCTGCCCCTCCTCAGTGACCCAGACACAACTGGACTCCCTAGAGCCCTGCCTAGGTCTCCATTTCTGTCACCCCAGCAGCACTGCCTAGGGTGTTGGCCCCCAGCCCTGGCCACACATAGAGCGACCGACTGtcccagtttgcctgggactgaggggCTTCTTGGGATGCAAGACTTTCAGTTTTCAAACCAGGATAGTCCCAGGCAAGTAGGGTTGCTTTTTCATCCTAGGTGCACATCAAAAGTTCCTGGGAATCCCTCAAAATGGGGGAAAGATTCTCCCCAGGGAGGCCATCCCTTGGCTGTGGAAGTAAAAAAGCTCAGGCACAAGGGACGTTGTGCAGTTCCCGGCCACAGGAGGGAAAAGGACTCCTCCTATGGAGTGGCATCCTCCTATGGAAGGTTGGGGACACACTGGGCCTTTTCTGATCCCTGGCCAAATTACAATTCCTGGAAAGCCTTTCTTactcccctctccccactcaGCTCATTCCTTATCCTCACTGAAGCTTCAATGCAgatatcacctcctccaggaagtccccCTGACCTCCTCCAGAGGGGAGTTGATTAGACTGTCAGCTCACTGAGGACAGCAGCCTCAGTCATTCAAGTGCTCAATACATCTGTTGAATGAGTGATGGGAATGATCATGTTAACCAGCAAACGGGTCCATTAGCTTCAAATCTGAGAACCCCCAGCATTTGCCCACACTGGTCACTTTCCAGCTGCTGGAAGCTATTTCCAAAGTGGTGGGCAAGAGGGTAAGAAAGATCCTAGAGATCCATCTCCTTTCAGGTGGTACAAGCCCAGCTAATGCTGCAGGGGAAACCTTGCGCAGACCCACAAGACAATCCACCCCGTTGCTTACGCAAACTCCAGTTTCTTTAGGTCCCGAACAGCAGGGAGCTCCCCAGCTGTGTCTTCCGAGGAACTTCTCGTCCTAGAGAGAACAGGCAATGTTAGGGGGAGCAGGCACTGCTGTCGCTGAGCCCTTACCCATGGGTCCCATGATGGCTGCCCCACTGCCCCAAATTCCCCAGGGGGATTGCTTTCCTTGGGGCAATTGCTGTccccctcttaaaaaaaaagatctgtctGGGTGCGGTGCCacatgactatagtcccagcactttgggaggctgaggcaggaggattgcttgaggtcaggagttcaagaccagcctgggcaacatagcaagatccctgtgtctacaaaaactTAAGAAATCATCCGGTTTGAtgacatgcacctataatcccagctacttgggaggccgaggcaggaggatcgcttgagctcaggacttccgaagctacagtaagctatgatcgcactactgtactctagcctggtagacacagcgagactctgtctttaagaaataataaaaataaaaataaaagatctcaGGACTGTATCTTTCATGGAAATGAGCCTCAGATTAGGCACTTACCAGTATCTATCCCAGACAGCACTTAAGAGGTGCTCAAACAATGTgtgatgaaggaatgaatgaaagacGGTTAACTTGTTCTGTAATCAAGTTTTGTCTGCCTTCTGGACCTTAGCTCTGCCATCTATAAATTCGGGACAACAGTTGTGCTAAACGCCTCAAAGGGTGGCAGTAGGTGTCACTTCTGTTACTAGATGCACAAGGCATCCTTGTTAACTCCTAGAAGGGGAGAGGTTCTCCATGGCTTTAGCTAAGACTTGAGCACATGATGGCAGGTTTTGAATGCAGCAAAGTTTTCAATTCTGGGGGCTCTGCCTGGGCAGTGAGTGCAGTCGGAGACTCTCGGTAGCCATTGCCCAGAAAGAGGGCATGGGGTGTCCCAGAGGACAGGGGGCACTGGAAATGCCCATGACAAACTTGAGAATGGGTCCTACATGTCCTCAACCTGCATGGCGTGAGCCACCTCCCATCTGCCTCTCCCCTCACCTCTGAGTCTGCACAAGCTTTCCCAGGTCTTCCACATCCTTCAGGGACTTGACTTTGAAAGGCTCGATGGTGAACTTCTCCTCTGCTGCCTGAAGTAGCTTGGTCTCCCCATGCTGCCGCAGGGACTCCCACAGCGCCACTGTGTCGCTCAAGGCAGCCCTGTGGAGGGAGGGCCTCAGACCCAGGCACGGTGACCAGGCTAGACCTTAATGGAAGGGCAGCTCCATGAAGGGTCCTCCTACCtattaaaatactttctttcCTTAGTTCAACCTCtacctttcccagaaagccttcTATGTCCACTCCAGCCTTTATTGGTTCCTACTTTCTCACAACTCACACAgtggttttctttccctttttgcttCGGCTACCAGGAAGCTCACTGCTAAATTATTGGCACAATTCTGTAGGACCTTACAGCTTGGGTAAAGTATGTTTAGGGGGAAATATGGAAGCAATCCTCTGGAGATTAAGCTGAAATGCTCAAGCAGATTGCAGACCGACTTAATGAAACCAAATTAAGGAATTTAGACTTCATCCTGACAGTGGTGGAGTGTACCTGAAGGATTGTAAGCAGGGATGAGACACAATCAGATTCAAGTTCTGAGAAGATTGGTCTGGTTGCTGAATATAAAATAGAGTGGAAGAGGAGAGAATGGAGGCAGACAGTCCAAGGGGAGGCCATGGCTTTACTCTTAGCATAAGAAAACGGTGGCTTGCTTAGGGGgtggaaagaataaaacaaatttgaGCCCAGGTCAGTCTCAGATTCTAGACATATCCCAGTGACTGGCACATGGCGGGCCTTCAAATATTGATTGGAAGAATGCCACTGCCTCTCACTTGCTGTGTGGCAAGTGGCtgcctctctctgagcctcaacatCCTCATCTTAAAAATGGAGAGAATCCATTCTGCCCCACCCGGCTGCTCTGCATACTAAAAGAGACCCCACAGAGCACTGGGCTTGGCACCAAGACCACAGTTAATGCCCAACACAAGGATGCCTCTTCCCCAAGCCCCTCGCCCCACCTGAAACCTGTGACACAGCTGAGTCCCACGAGGCTCCCCAATCCAGAGGGGCAAATGCCAGTGCTGCGGAGGTCCAGGGAGAAGTCTTGGCCCGCCGCCTCCAAGGCCTTGCCCAGTACATGTGCATCAGGAGGCGTGAGACGGGTGCCCAGAAAAGAGAGGCAGGCGGGGAGCTCCTGCACCACGTGCTGCCAAATTCCAGCCTCCTCCGCCTCGTGGGCGCAGTGCAGCAGCTCCAGCAGCTGCCGCGCCCGCAGGGTCCCCGGCTGCAGCCGCCTCAGGTACCTCGCAAGCACCTTCTGCTTCCTGTCCGCCAAGGCAGTCGCCGATGGCCCGACTAGGGCTCCCAGGCAGCGGGGGCGAGGCTGGAAGATCAGCCCGGCCAGAAAGCGTGGCACGCCCTCCAGCCAGTTGTCATAGGGCCTCTTCTTCCTTGGGGTCAATGCTAGATACTGCGGGAGCTCCTTGTCCTTGATGTCGCCATTCAGAGCCAGCCACAGGGCCCCCAGGAAGCATTGCAGGAGGAAGCTGGGGAAGGCCAGCTCGGACTCAGCGGCCCCCGGGGGGTGTTTCACTAAGCCTTTGGCCATCGCCCAGTTCTTCACGTCTGCGGATGGGAACTGGTCCTCCTGTAGGGTACTTTGGTGTCTGCGGCCCAGCTCCCAGGCCAGCTTGGCCAGCTCTGCCAGGGCCCCCGGGGGGCTGTTGAGGGCTGCACGGCCCAGCAGGCCGACATAGAGTCCCGTGAGCGTGGAGGGCAGCTTGGCGTCCTCCCCAAGCTCCAGCAGGGCCTCTGAGAGCTGGCACACTGCCCGGCACAAAGTGGGGCTGTGGCTGTGACTGAGAAGAAATGGCCGGTCCCGGAGGAGCGTCAGGGCTCTGTCTTGGTGCTCAGTCATGCCTGAGCTCTCAAAGTAGCGCATCACGTAGGCCTGGGCCTGCTCCGTGGAGAAGCCGCACAGCTCAAATAGGGTGTCGGCCTTGCTCAGGCTCTGGACCAGGCGGCCCCGGGGCCGGGCTGTGAGGAGGAGGGTGCAACCTCGGAGCAGCGTCTTCTGGAAAAGGCCGGCCAGCAGCCCCCGGAGGGAGCAGGGCTCCGCCGGTGCCGGTCCGCACGTGCTGTGCAGGAAGCCATCTTGCGCTTCCAGCTCCTCGAAGGCGTCTAGGATGAGCAGAACACGGTCAGGTCTCTTCAAGATGTGGCTGAAAACCTCATCGGCTGCCACGAGTGGCTGTGGGCCCAGGGAGAAGAGCAGATCCTGCAGGCGATAGGCATACCCCGGACGGTTCAAGCAGTGGCAGGGGACAGAGAAGACAAAGTCGTACTGGGGAAGCCGGCCACAAGCCCAGGCCCGGCTCACTGCCCCAGCCCAATAGCTCTTGCCCTGACCAGCTTTGCCCAGCACAGCAATCACTCGTGTCTCACGCGGCCGCCGGTGCTCTTTGGCAGCCAACAGCAGCTCAGCCAGGCCTCCCTGGGCCAGCTGCCGTTCTGCCCAGTCCGGGGTGGCCAGTTCCCGCTCCAGGCTCTTGCTGCTGCTTCTCTCCAGCCTGGCCCGCACCAGATCCACCTCCACCAGGATGCCATCGGGGCCTGCGGGCTCGGCCCGATACGTGTCCTGCAGTGAGCGGTAGAACTGCTCCACCGGCTCTGCAAAGGCCAGGGGAGTGTCAGGGTAGGGATATGccagaggcagggccagggccagccaCCACAAGGCCAGCACTGCCACCATCATTTGCATCTGTTCCCcacacagtttttgtttgtttattttgttttgctttgagacagggtctggctttttcgcccaggctggaatgcagtggtgtgatcacagctcgctgcagcgtcaacctcctgggctcacgcaatcctcctgactccacttcccaagtagctgggaccacagacatgtgacaccatgcccagataattttttgatttttttgtagagatggggtctcactatgttgcccaggctggagtgcagtggcacaatcatggcccacCGCAGACTCAACCttgcaggctcaagcaatcctcccacctcagcctcctgagtagctgggactacaggcgaccactgccatgcctggctaatttttctattttgttttttgtagagataagttctcactattttgcccaggctggtcttgaactcctgggctcaagcaatccttccgccttggcctcccaaagtgctgggattacaggtgtgagccaccacatctggcccccaTACAGTCTTCATCAACTGCTTCATTCagtcatccactcattcattagTTCACTCATTTCCACACCCGTTCCTTCACTCATCCTCTCTCTTGTTTAAGTGTCCACTCCTTTTAgaccttttctctgtctcttttttttttttgtgatggctcctgctctgtcgcccaggctggagggcactggcgcaatctcagctcacggcaacctccacctcctgggtttaagcgattctcctgccttggcctcccaagtagctgggattacaggcacccactaccaagcctggctaatttttgtatttttaatggagatggggtttcactatgttggccaggctggtctcgaacttctgaccccaggtgatccacccgccttggcctcccaaagtgctgggattacaggagtaagctaCCATGCATGGCCACCTTTTCTCATTCCTTCATTTACTCACTAACCTTTTTCTTCGCTTGATCACTACTCACTCTCCGTGGGAAGGTCATGGGAGGGAGTGTTAAGAGTTAAGACAGTGGAGCCCAcgtgtctgggttcaaatcccagctgtaCCACTTGTTGGAGCAATTCTGAGCATGCTATACATCCCACCATGCCTCAGTagcctcatctggaaaatggggataatattggGATTGTGTGAGATGTTAACAATTTAATATACCTAACATGCTTAGACCAGTATGTGAGAGTAAGCATTTAGTAATTTAGTAATTCTCCTATTCACTGGTTTATTCTCACTTTCCATTGCTCCTATCCTCATCCACTTCTCACTTCATCCACTCACTCACTTCATCATTCGCTTGCCCCTCATTCATTCTCTcagcctgaaaatgaaatgtcaaCACCCAGTGCAGGCTTATTGAAGAGCCATAAATATTATTTGAGGGAGTGGTGGAGTAAATGGTGAAATGATGGCATCatcaaataagtgaatgaatgaatgaataaataaatgaatgtgtgaGCCAACAAAGAAGGGATTGAATAAGTGTCAAGTGAATGAGTGATGTGAAGCCAGATTCGGGCTTCCATCTCCAGCACCCAGGGCAGAGAGATCCCGCACAACTCACCAGGCCATTTTGGAAGCTTGTTGGAGACCTCTCCAGCTGCCTGGCTTTGGGTGGGGGACGTCTTGTGCTCTGGAGATGGAGAAGCAGGTGCCAGATTTAGGGTGAGGGTTACCCTTGGGGACTCCCCTTCCTCTGGGCCACTTAGTCCTTACAGCCTTCATGGGCAGAGTTTCCCAAGACGGAGGTTATAAGATAGAGGCCTGAGGCTGTATCTAACTCAAAGATGTCTTTCTTTGGCcaactgtacttttaaaaatttcactcatgtttaaaaaaaaaaatcacaatatcaggctgggtgcagtggctcacgcctgtaatcccagcactttgggaggccaaggcaggtggatcacttgagatcaggagttcgagaccagcctggccaacatggtaaaactcatctctactgaaattacaaaaattagctgggtgtgatggtgcacacgtgtaattccagctgctccggaggctgaggcaggagaatcacttgaacctgtagggcggaggttgcagtgagctgagatcacaccactgcactctagcctgggcaacagagcaaggctccatctcaacaataaataaataataaaataaaaattaaaaaatcacaatATCTATGTAAAAATCAGGGTTTTCAGCTTCAAAAGATCTGACCACATTGTCTGGCTTTTCTGCTGGGTAACAAGCAGCTGAAGGCTGACGGCTGTATTTGGATGGGATGTGGATTCTCTAGCTGTCCATTCTCCCACAACCATGCCTCCACTCCCTGGAGACCCTCCCTGTCCTGAATGACCCCTAAATATGACCTGTTGTCCCTACAGGCAGCTTTGCTTGTGGATCTTACTTGAGACTATTCCTTCCCCAGGGCCTCGATCCTGCTTCTAGTATCTCTCACAGGCCCTGAGGGTCCTTACCTGTCATGTTTGCTCGGGAGGTCAGGGCAGGTTCAGGCATGCTGGGCAGGTCAGTGGCTGATGGAGCGAAGGGGCTGGTGGAGCCTGGCCGGTCTGGAGATGTTGGGAGGCCGTGGACAGTGAGTCCACTGGGAGGGGGTACTTGGCTGGCCTGGGGCACCTCACCTACATTCGGGGTGGAGAGGGGTGTGAGAATAACCGGGTATTGATTCCAGAAACGCTCTTGGGTCACCCCTACTCCAAACCGGGCTGTGGAGCTCAGGAAGtctggagagaagagaggagaacttCCAAAGGAAGGTATTTCAGGACAGAGCTGAGGAAAG
The window above is part of the Symphalangus syndactylus isolate Jambi chromosome 14, NHGRI_mSymSyn1-v2.1_pri, whole genome shotgun sequence genome. Proteins encoded here:
- the CIITA gene encoding MHC class II transactivator isoform X4; translation: MELGPLEGGYLELLNSDADPLCLYHFYDQMDLAGEAEIELYSEPDTDTINCDQFSRLLSDMEGDEETREAYANIAELDQYVFQDSQLEGLSKDIFKHIGPDEVIGESMEMPAEVGQKSQKRPFPEELPADLKHRKPAEPPTVVTGSFLMEPGNDSSTLPCLPLPALFNEEPDSGQMCLEKTDQMPIPSSSSSLSCLNLPEGPIQFVSTISTLPQGLWQISGAGTGVSSIFIYHGEVPQASQVPPPSGLTVHGLPTSPDRPGSTSPFAPSATDLPSMPEPALTSRANMTEHKTSPTQSQAAGEVSNKLPKWPEPVEQFYRSLQDTYRAEPAGPDGILVEVDLVRARLERSSSKSLERELATPDWAERQLAQGGLAELLLAAKEHRRPRETRVIAVLGKAGQGKSYWAGAVSRAWACGRLPQYDFVFSVPCHCLNRPGYAYRLQDLLFSLGPQPLVAADEVFSHILKRPDRVLLILDAFEELEAQDGFLHSTCGPAPAEPCSLRGLLAGLFQKTLLRGCTLLLTARPRGRLVQSLSKADTLFELCGFSTEQAQAYVMRYFESSGMTEHQDRALTLLRDRPFLLSHSHSPTLCRAVCQLSEALLELGEDAKLPSTLTGLYVGLLGRAALNSPPGALAELAKLAWELGRRHQSTLQEDQFPSADVKNWAMAKGLVKHPPGAAESELAFPSFLLQCFLGALWLALNGDIKDKELPQYLALTPRKKRPYDNWLEGVPRFLAGLIFQPRPRCLGALVGPSATALADRKQKVLARYLRRLQPGTLRARQLLELLHCAHEAEEAGIWQHVVQELPACLSFLGTRLTPPDAHVLGKALEAAGQDFSLDLRSTGICPSGLGSLVGLSCVTGFRAALSDTVALWESLRQHGETKLLQAAEEKFTIEPFKVKSLKDVEDLGKLVQTQRTRSSSEDTAGELPAVRDLKKLEFALGPISGPQAFPKLVRILTAFSSLQHLDLDALSENKIGDEGVSQLSATFPQLKSLETLNLSQNSITDLGAYKLAEALPSLAASLLRLSLYNNCICDVGAESLARVLPDMVSLRVMDVQYNKFTAAGAQQLAASLRRCPHVETLAMWTPTIPFSVQEHLQQQDSRISLR
- the CIITA gene encoding MHC class II transactivator isoform X9, with the translated sequence MELGPLEGGYLELLNSDADPLCLYHFYDQMDLAGEAEIELYSEPDTDTINCDQFSRLLSDMEGDEETREAYANIAELDQYVFQDSQLEGLSKDIFKHIGPDEVIGESMEMPAEVGQKSQKRPFPEELPADLKHRKPVPSSSSSLSCLNLPEGPIQFVSTISTLPQGLWQISGAGTGVSSIFIYHGEVPQASQVPPPSGLTVHGLPTSPDRPGSTSPFAPSATDLPSMPEPALTSRANMTEHKTSPTQSQAAGEVSNKLPKWPEPVEQFYRSLQDTYRAEPAGPDGILVEVDLVRARLERSSSKSLERELATPDWAERQLAQGGLAELLLAAKEHRRPRETRVIAVLGKAGQGKSYWAGAVSRAWACGRLPQYDFVFSVPCHCLNRPGYAYRLQDLLFSLGPQPLVAADEVFSHILKRPDRVLLILDAFEELEAQDGFLHSTCGPAPAEPCSLRGLLAGLFQKTLLRGCTLLLTARPRGRLVQSLSKADTLFELCGFSTEQAQAYVMRYFESSGMTEHQDRALTLLRDRPFLLSHSHSPTLCRAVCQLSEALLELGEDAKLPSTLTGLYVGLLGRAALNSPPGALAELAKLAWELGRRHQSTLQEDQFPSADVKNWAMAKGLVKHPPGAAESELAFPSFLLQCFLGALWLALNGDIKDKELPQYLALTPRKKRPYDNWLEGVPRFLAGLIFQPRPRCLGALVGPSATALADRKQKVLARYLRRLQPGTLRARQLLELLHCAHEAEEAGIWQHVVQELPACLSFLGTRLTPPDAHVLGKALEAAGQDFSLDLRSTGICPSGLGSLVGLSCVTGFRAALSDTVALWESLRQHGETKLLQAAEEKFTIEPFKVKSLKDVEDLGKLVQTQRTRSSSEDTAGELPAVRDLKKLEFALGPISGPQAFPKLVRILTAFSSLQHLDLDALSENKIGDEGVSQLSATFPQLKSLETLNLSQNSITDLGAYKLAEALPSLAASLLRLSLYNNCICDVGAESLARVLPDMVSLRVMDVQYNKFTAAGAQQLAASLRRCPHVETLAMWTPTIPFSVQEHLQQQDSRISLR
- the CIITA gene encoding MHC class II transactivator isoform X3, giving the protein MELGPLEGGYLELLNSDADPLCLYHFYDQMDLAGEAEIELYSEPDTDTINCDQFSRLLSDMEGDEETREAYANIAELDQYVFQDSQLEGLSKDIFIEHIGPDEVIGESMEMPAEVGQKSQKRPFPEELPADLKHRKPAEPPTVVTGSFLMEPGNDSSTLPCLPLPALFNEEPDSGQMCLEKTDQMPIPSSSSSLSCLNLPEGPIQFVSTISTLPQGLWQISGAGTGVSSIFIYHGEVPQASQVPPPSGLTVHGLPTSPDRPGSTSPFAPSATDLPSMPEPALTSRANMTEHKTSPTQSQAAGEVSNKLPKWPEPVEQFYRSLQDTYRAEPAGPDGILVEVDLVRARLERSSSKSLERELATPDWAERQLAQGGLAELLLAAKEHRRPRETRVIAVLGKAGQGKSYWAGAVSRAWACGRLPQYDFVFSVPCHCLNRPGYAYRLQDLLFSLGPQPLVAADEVFSHILKRPDRVLLILDAFEELEAQDGFLHSTCGPAPAEPCSLRGLLAGLFQKTLLRGCTLLLTARPRGRLVQSLSKADTLFELCGFSTEQAQAYVMRYFESSGMTEHQDRALTLLRDRPFLLSHSHSPTLCRAVCQLSEALLELGEDAKLPSTLTGLYVGLLGRAALNSPPGALAELAKLAWELGRRHQSTLQEDQFPSADVKNWAMAKGLVKHPPGAAESELAFPSFLLQCFLGALWLALNGDIKDKELPQYLALTPRKKRPYDNWLEGVPRFLAGLIFQPRPRCLGALVGPSATALADRKQKVLARYLRRLQPGTLRARQLLELLHCAHEAEEAGIWQHVVQELPACLSFLGTRLTPPDAHVLGKALEAAGQDFSLDLRSTGICPSGLGSLVGLSCVTGFRAALSDTVALWESLRQHGETKLLQAAEEKFTIEPFKVKSLKDVEDLGKLVQTQRTRSSSEDTAGELPAVRDLKKLEFALGPISGPQAFPKLVRILTAFSSLQHLDLDALSENKIGDEGVSQLSATFPQLKSLETLNLSQNSITDLGAYKLAEALPSLAASLLRLSLYNNCICDVGAESLARVLPDMVSLRVMDVQYNKFTAAGAQQLAASLRRCPHVETLAMWTPTIPFSVQEHLQQQDSRISLR
- the CIITA gene encoding MHC class II transactivator isoform X8, which gives rise to MELGPLEGGYLELLNSDADPLCLYHFYDQMDLAGEAEIELYSEPDTDTINCDQFSRLLSDMEGDEETREAYANIAELDQYVFQDSQLEGLSKDIFIEHIGPDEVIGESMEMPAEVGQKSQKRPFPEELPADLKHRKPVPSSSSSLSCLNLPEGPIQFVSTISTLPQGLWQISGAGTGVSSIFIYHGEVPQASQVPPPSGLTVHGLPTSPDRPGSTSPFAPSATDLPSMPEPALTSRANMTEHKTSPTQSQAAGEVSNKLPKWPEPVEQFYRSLQDTYRAEPAGPDGILVEVDLVRARLERSSSKSLERELATPDWAERQLAQGGLAELLLAAKEHRRPRETRVIAVLGKAGQGKSYWAGAVSRAWACGRLPQYDFVFSVPCHCLNRPGYAYRLQDLLFSLGPQPLVAADEVFSHILKRPDRVLLILDAFEELEAQDGFLHSTCGPAPAEPCSLRGLLAGLFQKTLLRGCTLLLTARPRGRLVQSLSKADTLFELCGFSTEQAQAYVMRYFESSGMTEHQDRALTLLRDRPFLLSHSHSPTLCRAVCQLSEALLELGEDAKLPSTLTGLYVGLLGRAALNSPPGALAELAKLAWELGRRHQSTLQEDQFPSADVKNWAMAKGLVKHPPGAAESELAFPSFLLQCFLGALWLALNGDIKDKELPQYLALTPRKKRPYDNWLEGVPRFLAGLIFQPRPRCLGALVGPSATALADRKQKVLARYLRRLQPGTLRARQLLELLHCAHEAEEAGIWQHVVQELPACLSFLGTRLTPPDAHVLGKALEAAGQDFSLDLRSTGICPSGLGSLVGLSCVTGFRAALSDTVALWESLRQHGETKLLQAAEEKFTIEPFKVKSLKDVEDLGKLVQTQRTRSSSEDTAGELPAVRDLKKLEFALGPISGPQAFPKLVRILTAFSSLQHLDLDALSENKIGDEGVSQLSATFPQLKSLETLNLSQNSITDLGAYKLAEALPSLAASLLRLSLYNNCICDVGAESLARVLPDMVSLRVMDVQYNKFTAAGAQQLAASLRRCPHVETLAMWTPTIPFSVQEHLQQQDSRISLR
- the CIITA gene encoding MHC class II transactivator isoform X10; amino-acid sequence: MRCLAPHPAGSYLSEPQGSSQCATMELGPLEGGYLELLNSDADPLCLYHFYDQMDLAGEAEIELYSEPDTDTINCDQFSRLLSDMEGDEETREAYANIAFPEELPADLKHRKPVPSSSSSLSCLNLPEGPIQFVSTISTLPQGLWQISGAGTGVSSIFIYHGEVPQASQVPPPSGLTVHGLPTSPDRPGSTSPFAPSATDLPSMPEPALTSRANMTEHKTSPTQSQAAGEVSNKLPKWPEPVEQFYRSLQDTYRAEPAGPDGILVEVDLVRARLERSSSKSLERELATPDWAERQLAQGGLAELLLAAKEHRRPRETRVIAVLGKAGQGKSYWAGAVSRAWACGRLPQYDFVFSVPCHCLNRPGYAYRLQDLLFSLGPQPLVAADEVFSHILKRPDRVLLILDAFEELEAQDGFLHSTCGPAPAEPCSLRGLLAGLFQKTLLRGCTLLLTARPRGRLVQSLSKADTLFELCGFSTEQAQAYVMRYFESSGMTEHQDRALTLLRDRPFLLSHSHSPTLCRAVCQLSEALLELGEDAKLPSTLTGLYVGLLGRAALNSPPGALAELAKLAWELGRRHQSTLQEDQFPSADVKNWAMAKGLVKHPPGAAESELAFPSFLLQCFLGALWLALNGDIKDKELPQYLALTPRKKRPYDNWLEGVPRFLAGLIFQPRPRCLGALVGPSATALADRKQKVLARYLRRLQPGTLRARQLLELLHCAHEAEEAGIWQHVVQELPACLSFLGTRLTPPDAHVLGKALEAAGQDFSLDLRSTGICPSGLGSLVGLSCVTGFRAALSDTVALWESLRQHGETKLLQAAEEKFTIEPFKVKSLKDVEDLGKLVQTQRTRSSSEDTAGELPAVRDLKKLEFALGPISGPQAFPKLVRILTAFSSLQHLDLDALSENKIGDEGVSQLSATFPQLKSLETLNLSQNSITDLGAYKLAEALPSLAASLLRLSLYNNCICDVGAESLARVLPDMVSLRVMDVQYNKFTAAGAQQLAASLRRCPHVETLAMWTPTIPFSVQEHLQQQDSRISLR